One genomic segment of Panicum virgatum strain AP13 chromosome 2N, P.virgatum_v5, whole genome shotgun sequence includes these proteins:
- the LOC120658318 gene encoding E3 ubiquitin protein ligase RIN2-like isoform X2: MAAVNCLYVAAASTAASAAALQWWASSLLDGEAGAGGDGDWLGAVLRSRVTVALLANLAAHVFLVAILALKTLFFVQLTSLETRKVLEQIINYVIYKGTFLPLVVPPSSRQIILWSTWLVILCSLKMFQSLARERLEQLNASPSATPSKYFRVYSALLLVLSADLLWMKFCVGFCSSCNSKLFWLLFFEPLSIAFDTLQSIMVHGFQLFDIWQRHLMESGTDFLDFQKSYKQVAGSFSEWRGKLTRNFGFAIDLISLLMSLGHYSMIFWLRGMAFHLVDVVLLLNLRALIASFLKRIKTYIKLRKALSSLDGALPDATYDEICAYDDECAICRGPMARAKKLSCNHLFHLACLRSWLDQGLMEGYSCPTCRRPLSVSSEGHTRPTTAEVTNVQRIAEQLTMGLNQHRVPGSEHPVEQQNPSDAVWRGAGLDASWVPPWSSPVMDNPSSSSAVRSVGLTGVQMMMRQLASVTDNYGHADGTWNLWPETMAGPSLVPSTSSVPDNAAAAGLRLRGTVGTTRNGSLSEVLTMVDRVREVLPHIPDELIIEDLMRTNNINATVNNLLLMQ, from the exons atggcggcggTGAACTGCCTTTACGTCGCGGCCGCCTCCacggcggccagcgccgccgcgctgcaGTGGTGGGCGTCCTcgctcctcgacggcgaggccgGGGCGGGCGGGGACGGGGACTGGCTCGGGGCCGTGCTGCGGTCGCGGGTCACCGTCGCGCTCCTCGCGAATCTGGCAGCGCACGTGTTCCTCGTCGCCATCCTCGCGCTCAAG ACTCTATTTTTTGTTCAGCTAACTTCATTAGAGACAAGAAAAGTATTGGAGCAAATCATTAACTATGTAATTTACAAG GGAACTTTTCTCCCACTGGTTGTGCCTCCTAGTTCTCGACAAATTATCCTTTGGTCAACTTGGTTGGTCATTCTTTGTTCACTGAAG ATGTTTCAATCATTGGCCAGAGAACGTCTTGAACAGCTCAATGCGTCTCCCTCAGCGACTCCATCAAAATATTTTCGTGTGTACTCTGCATTGCTTTTGGTTTTATCAGCTGATCTGCTATG GATGAAATTCTGTGTTGGGTTCTGCAGCTCATGTAATTCCAAGTTATTTTGGCTCCTGTTCTTTGAGCCACTTAGTATTGCTTTTGATACACTGCAG TCTATCATGGTGCATGGGTTCCAGTTATTTGACATCTGGCAGCGGCATCTAATGGAAAGTGGCACAGACTTTCTTGATTTCCAAAAATCTTATAAGCAAGTAGCAG GATCTTTTTCTGAATGGAGGGGCAAGCTCACCCGGAATTTTGGTTTTGCAATTGACTTGATAAGTTTGTTGATGTCACTTGGTCATTACTCGATGATCTTTTGGCTACGTGGTATGGCATTTCATCTGGTTGATGTAGTTCTCTTATTGAACTTGCGT GCTCTTATTGCTTCATTTTTGAAGAGGATTAAGACTTATATCAAGTTACGGAAGGCTCTTAGTTCACTCGATGGAGCACTTCCAGATGCTACATATGATGAAATTTGCGCCTATGATGATGAGTGTGCCATCTGCAGG GGACCAATGGCTCGAGCTAAAAAGTTGTCCTGCAACCATCTGTTTCATCTAGCTTGTTTGCGATCATG GTTGGATCAAGGACTAATGGAAGGTTACTCCTGTCCAACTTGTCGGAGACCCCTCTCTGTGTCTTCTGAAGGGCATACTAGGCCTACAACCGCTGAGGTCACGAATGTTCAGCGAATTGCGGAACAGCTTACAATGGGGTTGAATCAGCATAGAGTTCCTGGTAGTGAACACCCTGTTGAACAGCAGAACCCTTCAGATGCTGTCTGGAG AGGTGCAGGTCTCGATGCTAGCTGGGTTCCACCATGGTCGAGCCCTGTGATGGACAATCCCAGCTCCTCTAGTGCAGTGAGGTCAGTAGGTCTAACTGGAGTTcagatgatgatgaggcagtTGGCTTCTGTGACCGACAATTATGGTCATGCTGATGGCACCTGGAACCTATGGCCTGAGACAATGGCAGGGCCCTCTCTTGTTCCATCCACTTCCTCGGTTCCTGATAATGCAGCAGCTGCTGGATTGCGGCTCCGAGGCACTGTAGGTACTACTCGCAATGGAAGTCTTTCAGAGGTACTCACCATGGTAGATAGAGTACGGGAAGTTTTACCTCATATCCCTGATGAGTTAATTATAGAG GATTTGATGAGGACAAACAACATAAATGCTACTGTGAATAATCTTCTGCTGATGCAATAG
- the LOC120658450 gene encoding actin-depolymerizing factor 2: MANSASGLAVSDECKVKFQELKARRSFRFIVFKIDDKDMEIKVERLGDPTQGYGDFTDSLPADECRYAIYDLDFTTVENCQKSKIFFFSWSPDTARTRSKMLYASSKDRFRRELDGIQCEIQATDPSEMSLDIVRSRTN; the protein is encoded by the exons ATG GCGAACTCGGCGTCCGGGCTGGCGGTGAGCGACGAGTGCAAGGTGAAGTTCCAGGAGCTGAAGGCGCGGCGGAGCTTCCGGTTCATCGTGTTCAAGATCGACGACAAGGACATGGAGATCAAGGTGGAGCGCCTCGGCGACCCCACCCAGGGCTACGGCGACTTCACCGACAGCCTCCCCGCCGACGAGTGCCGCTACGCCATCTACGACCTCGACTTCACCACCGTCGAGAACTGCCAGAAGAGCAAGATCTTCTTCTTCTCGTG GTCTCCTGACACTGCACGGACCCGCAGCAAGATGCTGTACGCCAGCTCCAAGGACAGGTTCAGGAGGGAGCTGGACGGCATCCAGTGCGAGATCCAGGCCACCGACCCCAGCGAGATGAGCCTCGACATCGTCAGGAGCCGGACCAACTGA
- the LOC120658318 gene encoding E3 ubiquitin protein ligase RIN2-like isoform X1, with amino-acid sequence MAAVNCLYVAAASTAASAAALQWWASSLLDGEAGAGGDGDWLGAVLRSRVTVALLANLAAHVFLVAILALKTLFFVQLTSLETRKVLEQIINYVIYKGTFLPLVVPPSSRQIILWSTWLVILCSLKMFQSLARERLEQLNASPSATPSKYFRVYSALLLVLSADLLWMKFCVGFCSSCNSKLFWLLFFEPLSIAFDTLQSIMVHGFQLFDIWQRHLMESGTDFLDFQKSYKQVADAGSFSEWRGKLTRNFGFAIDLISLLMSLGHYSMIFWLRGMAFHLVDVVLLLNLRALIASFLKRIKTYIKLRKALSSLDGALPDATYDEICAYDDECAICRGPMARAKKLSCNHLFHLACLRSWLDQGLMEGYSCPTCRRPLSVSSEGHTRPTTAEVTNVQRIAEQLTMGLNQHRVPGSEHPVEQQNPSDAVWRGAGLDASWVPPWSSPVMDNPSSSSAVRSVGLTGVQMMMRQLASVTDNYGHADGTWNLWPETMAGPSLVPSTSSVPDNAAAAGLRLRGTVGTTRNGSLSEVLTMVDRVREVLPHIPDELIIEDLMRTNNINATVNNLLLMQ; translated from the exons atggcggcggTGAACTGCCTTTACGTCGCGGCCGCCTCCacggcggccagcgccgccgcgctgcaGTGGTGGGCGTCCTcgctcctcgacggcgaggccgGGGCGGGCGGGGACGGGGACTGGCTCGGGGCCGTGCTGCGGTCGCGGGTCACCGTCGCGCTCCTCGCGAATCTGGCAGCGCACGTGTTCCTCGTCGCCATCCTCGCGCTCAAG ACTCTATTTTTTGTTCAGCTAACTTCATTAGAGACAAGAAAAGTATTGGAGCAAATCATTAACTATGTAATTTACAAG GGAACTTTTCTCCCACTGGTTGTGCCTCCTAGTTCTCGACAAATTATCCTTTGGTCAACTTGGTTGGTCATTCTTTGTTCACTGAAG ATGTTTCAATCATTGGCCAGAGAACGTCTTGAACAGCTCAATGCGTCTCCCTCAGCGACTCCATCAAAATATTTTCGTGTGTACTCTGCATTGCTTTTGGTTTTATCAGCTGATCTGCTATG GATGAAATTCTGTGTTGGGTTCTGCAGCTCATGTAATTCCAAGTTATTTTGGCTCCTGTTCTTTGAGCCACTTAGTATTGCTTTTGATACACTGCAG TCTATCATGGTGCATGGGTTCCAGTTATTTGACATCTGGCAGCGGCATCTAATGGAAAGTGGCACAGACTTTCTTGATTTCCAAAAATCTTATAAGCAAGTAGCAG ATGCAGGATCTTTTTCTGAATGGAGGGGCAAGCTCACCCGGAATTTTGGTTTTGCAATTGACTTGATAAGTTTGTTGATGTCACTTGGTCATTACTCGATGATCTTTTGGCTACGTGGTATGGCATTTCATCTGGTTGATGTAGTTCTCTTATTGAACTTGCGT GCTCTTATTGCTTCATTTTTGAAGAGGATTAAGACTTATATCAAGTTACGGAAGGCTCTTAGTTCACTCGATGGAGCACTTCCAGATGCTACATATGATGAAATTTGCGCCTATGATGATGAGTGTGCCATCTGCAGG GGACCAATGGCTCGAGCTAAAAAGTTGTCCTGCAACCATCTGTTTCATCTAGCTTGTTTGCGATCATG GTTGGATCAAGGACTAATGGAAGGTTACTCCTGTCCAACTTGTCGGAGACCCCTCTCTGTGTCTTCTGAAGGGCATACTAGGCCTACAACCGCTGAGGTCACGAATGTTCAGCGAATTGCGGAACAGCTTACAATGGGGTTGAATCAGCATAGAGTTCCTGGTAGTGAACACCCTGTTGAACAGCAGAACCCTTCAGATGCTGTCTGGAG AGGTGCAGGTCTCGATGCTAGCTGGGTTCCACCATGGTCGAGCCCTGTGATGGACAATCCCAGCTCCTCTAGTGCAGTGAGGTCAGTAGGTCTAACTGGAGTTcagatgatgatgaggcagtTGGCTTCTGTGACCGACAATTATGGTCATGCTGATGGCACCTGGAACCTATGGCCTGAGACAATGGCAGGGCCCTCTCTTGTTCCATCCACTTCCTCGGTTCCTGATAATGCAGCAGCTGCTGGATTGCGGCTCCGAGGCACTGTAGGTACTACTCGCAATGGAAGTCTTTCAGAGGTACTCACCATGGTAGATAGAGTACGGGAAGTTTTACCTCATATCCCTGATGAGTTAATTATAGAG GATTTGATGAGGACAAACAACATAAATGCTACTGTGAATAATCTTCTGCTGATGCAATAG
- the LOC120658394 gene encoding spindle and kinetochore-associated protein 1 homolog, whose translation MDAGDGSPAASPLDTLAAAFESRVVELQDLVLARSMFPATALPDLASVDASVTAMESRVQDIRRCLQEELDAIPKAKKLIERSLKQQEKLQHMLTNVPSGMHKDVFATHLEQSSSRMLPECFNFSSSVPEYNECELKIKEEPVAAPKKGRAPAPRWYISAEELDSLSSYMRGRLTLEKVNIAINEVASYADANAHLVTCPKIKLSEDMWDKALELRDIAKTEAVKGKPFFLEVDIKGPGLKLDNTGKAILTVLRHLGRFHETRIGHHRVFILSKQA comes from the exons ATGGACGCCGGCGATGGGAGCCCCGCCGCCTCGCCACTGGACACACTGGCGGCCGCCTTCGAGTCCCGGGTCGTGGAGCTTCAGGATCTCGTCCTCGCCCGCAGCA TGTTCCCGGCGACGGCGCTGCCGGATCTCGCCTCCGTGGACGCATCGGTGACTGCGATGGAGTCACGGGTGCAGGACATCCGCCGCTGCCTCCAGGAGGAGCTTGACGCCATCCCTAAGGCCAAG AAGCTAATAGAGCGATCCTTGAAGCAGCAGGAGAAGCTGCAGCACATGCTTACCAACGTACCTTCTGGGATGCACAAGGATGTCTTCGCTACTCATCTGGAACAGAGCTCATCAAG GATGCTGCCTGAGTGCTTCAATTTCAGCTCATCTGTTCCTGAATACAATGAATGTGAGTTGAAGATTAAGGAGGAGCCAGTTGCTGCTCCCAAG AAAGGAAGAGCACCTGCACCTCGCTGGTACATCTCAGCAGAGGAGCTTGATTCGTTGTCATC GTACATGAGGGGAAGACTGACTTTGGAAAAGGTTAATATCGCAATTAATGAAGTGGCTTCATATGCAGATGCCAATGCTCATCTTGTTACATGCCCTAAGATAAAG TTGTCAGAAGATATGTGGGATAAAGCTTTG GAACTAAGGGACATCGCAAAGACTGAGGCAGTAAAGGGGAAGCCTTTCTTCCTGGAAGTCGACATAAAAGGACCCGGTCTAAAACTTGACAACACAGGGAAAGCTATTCTTACA GTCCTTCGCCATCTTGGACGCTTCCATGAAACCCGGATTGGGCACCATCGGGTCTTTATACTCTCAAAGCAGGCCTAA